In Bradyrhizobium sp. CCBAU 051011, the following are encoded in one genomic region:
- the fghA gene encoding S-formylglutathione hydrolase, producing MSMQTVSLNTSYGGTQGVYRHASGETRTDMTFSVYIPPHAAGARLPVVWYLSGLTCTHANVTEKGEFRSACAELGLIFVAPDTSPRGEGVPGDPGNAYDFGLGAGFYVDATQEPFARNYRMWSYVTEELPKLVADKFPVDPARQSIFGHSMGGHGALTVALRHPGRYRAASAFAPIVAPSQVPWGIKALGGYLGTDRQAWRKHDAVALIEDGARLPDLLVDYGDADQFLTEQLRPELLQSACEKVKIPLTLRRQPGYDHSYYFISTFMGDHLRWHAARLKG from the coding sequence ATGAGCATGCAGACCGTTTCGCTCAACACCTCATATGGCGGAACGCAGGGTGTCTATCGACATGCCAGCGGCGAAACACGCACCGACATGACCTTCTCGGTCTATATCCCTCCGCACGCCGCCGGCGCCAGGCTGCCGGTGGTCTGGTATCTTTCCGGCCTGACCTGCACCCATGCCAACGTGACGGAGAAAGGCGAATTCCGCAGCGCCTGCGCCGAACTTGGATTGATCTTCGTTGCGCCCGATACCAGCCCGCGCGGCGAAGGCGTGCCCGGCGATCCCGGCAATGCCTATGACTTCGGGCTTGGCGCCGGCTTCTATGTCGATGCGACACAAGAGCCGTTCGCCCGCAATTACCGCATGTGGAGCTACGTGACGGAAGAACTGCCGAAGCTGGTCGCTGACAAGTTTCCCGTCGATCCTGCTCGGCAATCCATTTTTGGTCATTCCATGGGCGGCCACGGTGCGCTGACAGTCGCGTTGCGCCATCCGGGTCGCTACCGCGCGGCCAGCGCATTCGCGCCGATCGTCGCTCCCTCGCAGGTGCCATGGGGCATCAAGGCGCTCGGCGGTTATCTCGGCACCGACCGGCAAGCATGGCGCAAGCACGATGCGGTAGCCTTGATCGAGGACGGTGCCAGGCTGCCGGATCTACTGGTCGACTACGGCGATGCCGATCAGTTTTTGACGGAACAGCTCCGTCCCGAACTGCTGCAAAGCGCATGCGAGAAGGTCAAGATACCCCTTACCTTGCGCCGGCAGCCCGGCTACGACCACAGCTACTACTTCATCTCCACGTTCATGGGCGATCATCTGCGTTGGCATGCCGCACGCCTGAAAGGCTGA
- a CDS encoding response regulator transcription factor: MRVLIVDDHPIVASGCRTVFADDPEVVLLEAADAESGERVFIAERPDICVIDINLPTVSGFELARRILARAASARIIMFSMNDDPVFAARAIDIGAKGYVAKTGDPQDLVEAIREVGKGGVYLPSAIARSIAFAGPAFARSPLSKLTSREMEILRLLSAGKSLSEIAWLVHSSYKTVANTSSIMRQKLGVRTSAELVRLAIESGIGVTVPHGAGVARS; this comes from the coding sequence ATGCGTGTACTGATCGTCGATGACCATCCCATTGTCGCTTCCGGCTGCCGCACGGTATTTGCCGACGATCCGGAGGTCGTGCTGCTGGAGGCTGCCGACGCGGAGAGCGGTGAACGGGTGTTCATCGCTGAACGACCCGACATCTGCGTGATCGACATCAACCTGCCGACCGTGTCCGGATTCGAGCTGGCGCGGCGCATTCTTGCACGCGCCGCTTCCGCACGAATCATCATGTTCAGCATGAACGACGATCCGGTCTTCGCCGCGCGCGCCATCGACATCGGCGCCAAGGGCTATGTCGCGAAAACGGGCGATCCGCAGGATCTGGTCGAGGCTATTCGTGAAGTCGGCAAGGGCGGCGTCTATCTGCCGTCTGCGATCGCGCGAAGCATCGCCTTCGCCGGACCTGCATTCGCCCGCAGCCCGCTTTCCAAACTCACGTCGCGAGAGATGGAAATCCTCCGCCTGCTCAGCGCGGGCAAGAGCCTTTCCGAGATCGCGTGGCTGGTTCATTCCTCGTACAAGACCGTTGCCAACACATCGTCGATCATGCGCCAGAAACTTGGCGTGCGAACTTCCGCCGAATTGGTGCGGCTGGCGATCGAAAGCGGCATCGGCGTAACCGTGCCGCACGGCGCCGGAGTAGCAAGATCATGA